The following proteins are co-located in the Puniceicoccus vermicola genome:
- a CDS encoding gamma-butyrobetaine hydroxylase-like domain-containing protein yields the protein MVPAPKQIENIGAEIAILWPDGHESYLPHEYLREKSPSADNMGEVDILGQRHGGDGPKFFPGVRVVGWEKVGNYAVCFHFSDGHSTGLYSWPYLRQIDAERQ from the coding sequence ATGGTCCCAGCTCCCAAACAGATCGAAAACATCGGCGCAGAAATCGCCATTCTTTGGCCCGATGGCCACGAATCCTACCTTCCTCATGAATATCTGCGGGAAAAATCTCCCAGCGCCGATAATATGGGCGAGGTGGATATCCTCGGTCAACGCCACGGCGGGGACGGCCCCAAATTCTTCCCGGGCGTACGCGTCGTCGGCTGGGAAAAGGTCGGCAACTATGCCGTTTGCTTCCACTTTTCCGACGGACACTCCACCGGCCTCTATTCCTGGCCCTACCTCCGCCAGATCGACGCCGAGAGACAATAA
- a CDS encoding FGGY-family carbohydrate kinase, protein MNKPPVVAVLDVGKTNKKVALYDANFRAVDLKKISLDAVPNGDGIEYEQTEELFRWTCKILAEFAEVYDIRAIGITTHGATLAVLDRDGELAHPVISYLSPAGDRVEDEFNEKFGPPEKIHSETCTPPFGFANAAKQIYFLQKFFPQDWEKAQHLLYFPQYLGYLFTGKMAADPTYLGCHTYLWDLRKSCPSEVARELGVDGMIPEKVLAPWDELGTVGESVAEESGIPAGIPVVVGIHDSNASLLPYLAKGFDRFTLNSTGTWCVAMTPSDGFDFEPNEIGTKTFYNLSAYGRPVKTAIFPGGLEFSEFSKIVGETAMENPEEINLVCRDAEIILTGGIIPGAEAFPGSVPVLRLGRQEISLEELKEMGLDAAGIGKDTFLAALNLSLAIQTVEVLNRAGLREDSEIFVEGGFANNPEYCRILASLLPKNRVCLTELKEATAFGTALCAWKLVEGVDLESLSSRFEIVIRDVESAEISGLDQYVEKYRALCTGA, encoded by the coding sequence ATGAACAAGCCCCCAGTTGTTGCGGTTCTCGATGTCGGGAAGACCAATAAAAAGGTCGCCCTGTATGATGCGAACTTTCGTGCGGTTGATTTGAAAAAAATCAGCCTCGACGCGGTTCCTAATGGAGATGGAATTGAGTATGAGCAAACGGAAGAGTTGTTCCGTTGGACTTGCAAGATTCTTGCCGAATTCGCCGAAGTTTACGACATTCGTGCCATCGGGATCACGACCCACGGAGCGACTCTGGCGGTTCTGGACCGTGATGGCGAATTGGCTCATCCGGTCATTTCGTATTTGAGCCCCGCTGGCGATCGGGTGGAGGACGAGTTTAACGAGAAGTTTGGCCCTCCGGAAAAGATCCATTCCGAAACCTGCACGCCGCCCTTTGGTTTTGCCAATGCGGCCAAGCAGATCTATTTTCTTCAGAAATTCTTTCCGCAGGACTGGGAGAAAGCGCAGCATTTGCTCTATTTTCCCCAGTATTTGGGCTATCTCTTTACGGGGAAGATGGCGGCGGACCCCACTTACCTCGGGTGTCACACGTATCTGTGGGATCTCCGGAAGAGTTGCCCCAGCGAGGTTGCCCGCGAGCTTGGAGTCGATGGGATGATCCCGGAGAAGGTTCTGGCCCCGTGGGACGAGTTGGGCACGGTTGGAGAATCGGTTGCGGAAGAAAGTGGGATCCCTGCGGGCATTCCGGTGGTTGTCGGGATTCACGATTCGAATGCGTCTCTTCTGCCCTACTTGGCCAAAGGGTTTGATCGATTCACGCTCAACTCGACGGGCACCTGGTGCGTCGCGATGACGCCCTCCGATGGATTTGACTTCGAGCCGAACGAGATTGGTACGAAGACTTTTTATAACCTGAGTGCCTACGGTCGCCCGGTGAAGACCGCGATTTTCCCGGGTGGACTGGAATTTTCCGAGTTCTCCAAAATTGTCGGCGAAACTGCGATGGAGAATCCGGAGGAGATCAATCTCGTCTGCCGGGATGCGGAGATTATTTTGACAGGGGGAATCATTCCCGGAGCGGAAGCGTTCCCGGGATCGGTCCCGGTTCTGCGCCTCGGACGTCAGGAAATTTCTCTGGAGGAATTGAAAGAAATGGGGCTCGATGCCGCGGGAATTGGAAAGGATACCTTTCTGGCCGCGCTGAATCTGTCTCTCGCGATTCAGACTGTAGAGGTTCTCAATCGGGCAGGTCTCCGGGAGGATTCGGAAATCTTCGTGGAAGGCGGGTTTGCGAATAATCCGGAGTATTGCCGTATTTTGGCCTCTCTTTTGCCAAAGAATCGGGTTTGCCTCACGGAACTCAAAGAGGCGACCGCCTTTGGGACGGCGCTCTGCGCTTGGAAACTCGTTGAAGGAGTCGATTTGGAGAGCCTCTCCTCGCGCTTCGAGATTGTGATCCGCGATGTGGAGTCGGCGGAGATCTCCGGTTTGGATCAATACGTCGAAAAGTATCGAGCTCTCTGCACGGGAGCCTGA
- a CDS encoding transglutaminase-like domain-containing protein produces the protein MISDDRKDALKKLLDDESPTVRNAVLEEIRSRNDEGVGFLQELARETASGVGRHARSLLAELGADDPNGDFQAFIRSFRYELESGCYLMERTVHPGVEWTTVARFLDAMAARCMEFIDPDSSVFEKCKQVNLVFFHEYGFRGDLDHFHDPENNFISSVIARRKGIPISLSVIYLLVADRCGVSLDPIGAPGRFLLANLEDRNSFYLDPFDRGRFRSEEEVRQMLLTRNIEDAAEYLLPSPIGEVLCRFCRNLVHQYTIRNELGKARQFAGYIQEFEDAYERESS, from the coding sequence ATGATCTCCGATGATCGAAAGGACGCTCTCAAGAAGCTTTTGGATGATGAGAGCCCGACGGTCCGGAATGCGGTCTTAGAAGAGATACGCAGCCGGAACGATGAAGGGGTTGGCTTTCTTCAAGAGCTTGCGCGGGAGACAGCATCTGGGGTGGGGCGTCATGCCCGTTCGCTTTTGGCTGAATTGGGGGCAGACGACCCCAACGGAGATTTTCAGGCATTTATTCGATCCTTTCGCTATGAACTGGAATCCGGTTGCTACTTGATGGAGAGGACGGTTCATCCGGGAGTGGAGTGGACGACGGTGGCGCGATTTTTGGATGCGATGGCGGCCCGCTGCATGGAATTTATTGATCCGGATTCATCGGTTTTCGAGAAGTGTAAGCAGGTCAATTTGGTCTTTTTCCACGAATATGGATTCCGGGGGGATTTGGATCATTTTCATGATCCGGAGAACAATTTCATCAGTTCGGTGATTGCCCGGAGAAAAGGGATTCCGATTTCGCTGAGCGTAATCTACTTGCTGGTGGCGGATCGATGCGGGGTTTCCCTCGATCCGATTGGAGCGCCGGGGCGGTTCTTGTTGGCTAATTTGGAAGACCGGAACTCTTTCTATCTGGATCCATTTGATCGGGGCCGTTTTCGCAGCGAGGAGGAAGTGCGGCAGATGTTGCTGACTCGGAATATTGAGGATGCCGCCGAATACTTGCTCCCATCGCCAATTGGTGAGGTGCTTTGCCGGTTCTGCCGGAATCTGGTCCATCAGTATACGATTCGTAATGAGCTCGGAAAGGCTCGCCAATTCGCCGGATATATTCAGGAATTCGAGGATGCCTATGAGCGCGAATCGTCCTGA
- the radC gene encoding RadC family protein: MKDGGDSGSFRNLCREERPQERMEQHGAGALSDSELLAILVRSGTAGHDVMKVASEMVRRAGSIAQLVRWTVADFEQLHGIGRVKALQLAAIMEVARRAILQTDREKPVVFDDPEKVFHFFQPIVAGLDVEYFWVLVLNRKNHLIRSIEVTRGIADASLVHPREVFRPVIREGGSAAIVAHNHPSGDPAPSAADVRVTRQLREAAKTLDISLLDHVVIGNRALDPAGVGFYSFSDGGLL; the protein is encoded by the coding sequence ATGAAAGACGGGGGAGATTCGGGAAGTTTTCGGAATCTCTGCCGTGAGGAGCGACCGCAAGAGCGGATGGAGCAGCATGGAGCGGGCGCATTGTCTGACTCCGAACTTCTCGCCATTCTCGTGCGAAGCGGAACGGCGGGCCATGACGTGATGAAAGTGGCCTCGGAGATGGTCCGCCGGGCGGGTTCGATTGCTCAGTTGGTTCGTTGGACTGTCGCCGACTTTGAGCAACTCCACGGAATTGGGCGGGTGAAAGCGCTCCAGCTGGCGGCAATCATGGAAGTGGCCCGACGGGCAATTCTTCAGACCGACCGCGAGAAACCGGTCGTCTTTGATGATCCCGAGAAGGTCTTCCATTTTTTCCAACCGATCGTTGCTGGATTGGACGTCGAGTATTTCTGGGTTCTCGTCCTTAATCGGAAAAATCACCTTATCCGATCAATCGAAGTGACCCGCGGAATTGCCGATGCGAGCCTGGTTCATCCACGTGAGGTGTTTCGGCCTGTGATTCGTGAGGGTGGGTCGGCGGCTATCGTAGCCCACAATCATCCGAGCGGAGATCCTGCTCCAAGCGCGGCCGATGTCCGGGTCACCCGCCAGCTGCGGGAGGCCGCGAAGACGCTCGATATCTCCCTCCTCGATCACGTGGTCATCGGGAACCGGGCTCTCGATCCCGCCGGAGTGGGATTCTACAGCTTCTCCGACGGTGGACTCCTCTGA
- the aroE gene encoding shikimate dehydrogenase, whose product MSANRPEEVFTLESLREFQPEGVPLGVVGWPVRHSISPPMHRAALEVLAQSDPAFAEWHYGAYELRPEELPEGVQYFREKGFRGINLTVPHKVEVLPLLDEIDPVAERMGAVNTLVFEDGKLSGFNSDGYGIEHAVEEAFGQGLAGRSILILGAGGASRAAAAQCVESGANSVLIANRTVAKAQTIAEALATGTSCEIRAVSIDAAADEVAPGTLVINATSLGLAEEDPMPIEVSDLPEQCLLYDMIYNPEQTPFLREGMLRGYPISNGLGMLVHQGVRSLEIWSGREVSARAMRSACEATLAARS is encoded by the coding sequence ATGAGCGCGAATCGTCCTGAAGAAGTCTTTACTCTAGAATCACTACGCGAGTTTCAACCCGAGGGAGTGCCTCTGGGGGTGGTGGGTTGGCCAGTGCGGCACTCGATCAGTCCGCCAATGCATCGGGCGGCCCTCGAAGTTTTGGCGCAATCGGATCCCGCTTTTGCCGAGTGGCACTATGGGGCGTATGAGTTGAGGCCGGAGGAGCTTCCTGAAGGCGTGCAGTATTTCCGTGAGAAGGGATTCCGGGGGATTAACCTCACGGTTCCTCACAAGGTGGAGGTGCTGCCTTTGCTCGATGAGATTGATCCGGTCGCCGAACGAATGGGGGCGGTCAACACGTTAGTCTTCGAGGACGGTAAGCTGAGCGGTTTCAATTCAGATGGTTATGGAATCGAACACGCGGTTGAAGAGGCTTTTGGTCAGGGGCTGGCGGGGCGCTCCATTTTGATCTTGGGGGCCGGCGGAGCCTCCCGAGCGGCGGCCGCCCAGTGTGTGGAGTCGGGGGCTAACTCCGTGTTGATTGCAAACCGCACGGTTGCCAAAGCCCAGACAATTGCAGAGGCCTTGGCCACGGGCACTTCTTGCGAGATCCGGGCGGTTTCGATCGATGCGGCCGCTGACGAGGTGGCTCCGGGAACGTTGGTCATCAATGCAACCTCCCTCGGTTTAGCCGAAGAGGATCCGATGCCGATCGAGGTTTCCGATCTGCCGGAGCAGTGTCTTCTCTACGACATGATCTATAACCCGGAACAAACTCCTTTCCTGCGGGAGGGTATGTTGCGCGGATATCCCATCTCCAACGGTTTGGGCATGCTCGTTCACCAAGGAGTCCGCTCCCTGGAGATTTGGTCAGGGCGCGAAGTGAGCGCCCGCGCTATGCGGTCTGCTTGCGAGGCAACCCTGGCGGCCCGGAGCTGA
- the ffh gene encoding signal recognition particle protein, with the protein MFESLTDRMSKALRNIRGVGKLTEENTAEALKEVRSALLSADVHFKVAREFVERVREKSTGVEVTKSITPGQQIVKIINDELVELLGNDTSEISTARPLRVLMVGLHGSGKTTSTAKLARLFRKRGMKPGLVACDVYRPAAIDQLETLAKEGDFPIYTDRDQKKVIKIAKAGEKELISQGCDVIIFDTAGRLQVDNELIQEVSDLKQKIQPEEVFLVADSALGQEAVNVSKTFHEATNLTGIILTKLDGDARGGAALSMKSLTGVPIKFVGTGEKMDAIEVFHPDRMASRILGMGDVVSLVERAQETVDQDEAERMAKKLRKADFNLDDMLSQMRQVKKMGSLGSIMKMLPGMNGIEIGDEENKKMGRTEAILLSMTPEERNSPNLINGRRRMRIASGSGTHVRDVNQLLKQFGQMRKMMRKLKGKNPEKLMKKMGGGPGGMPGGGMPGGGGLPGGFPGA; encoded by the coding sequence ATGTTCGAAAGCCTTACAGACCGAATGAGCAAAGCTCTGCGGAATATCCGCGGAGTAGGAAAGCTTACGGAAGAGAACACCGCTGAAGCCCTCAAAGAGGTCCGCTCCGCGCTCCTCTCCGCTGACGTCCATTTTAAAGTAGCCCGCGAATTTGTTGAGCGAGTCCGCGAAAAGAGCACTGGGGTCGAAGTTACCAAGTCGATCACTCCCGGCCAGCAAATCGTCAAAATCATCAATGACGAACTCGTGGAGCTTCTGGGGAACGACACCTCGGAGATCAGCACCGCTCGCCCCCTTCGCGTCCTCATGGTCGGGCTGCACGGCTCGGGGAAAACGACTTCCACGGCAAAACTAGCCCGTCTCTTCCGCAAGCGGGGAATGAAGCCGGGTCTGGTCGCCTGTGACGTCTACCGCCCTGCAGCAATTGACCAACTCGAAACCCTTGCCAAAGAAGGGGACTTTCCGATCTACACGGATCGCGATCAAAAGAAAGTCATCAAAATCGCAAAGGCGGGAGAAAAAGAGCTCATCTCCCAAGGCTGCGACGTCATCATATTCGATACGGCCGGACGACTCCAAGTTGACAACGAACTGATTCAGGAAGTCAGCGATCTCAAGCAAAAGATTCAACCCGAAGAAGTTTTCCTCGTAGCCGATAGCGCTCTCGGCCAAGAGGCGGTAAACGTCTCCAAAACGTTTCACGAAGCGACCAATCTCACGGGGATCATCCTCACGAAGCTCGATGGTGACGCCCGCGGGGGTGCTGCTCTATCGATGAAAAGCCTCACCGGGGTTCCGATCAAATTCGTCGGAACCGGCGAGAAGATGGACGCCATCGAAGTCTTTCACCCAGACCGGATGGCCTCCCGCATCCTCGGTATGGGGGACGTGGTCTCTCTCGTTGAGAGAGCCCAGGAAACGGTCGACCAGGATGAAGCGGAGCGCATGGCCAAGAAGCTTCGCAAGGCTGACTTCAATCTCGATGACATGCTCAGCCAGATGAGGCAGGTCAAAAAGATGGGCTCACTCGGCTCGATCATGAAAATGCTGCCGGGGATGAACGGCATCGAAATTGGGGATGAGGAAAATAAGAAAATGGGTCGCACTGAAGCCATTCTCCTCTCCATGACCCCGGAAGAACGCAATTCTCCGAATCTGATCAACGGCCGCCGAAGGATGAGAATCGCAAGTGGTTCCGGGACTCACGTCCGCGACGTGAATCAGCTCCTCAAACAATTTGGGCAAATGCGCAAGATGATGCGCAAGCTAAAGGGAAAAAACCCCGAAAAGCTCATGAAGAAAATGGGTGGAGGTCCAGGCGGCATGCCCGGCGGAGGAATGCCGGGAGGTGGTGGGCTACCCGGAGGATTTCCGGGCGCCTAA
- the tuf gene encoding elongation factor Tu codes for MAKESFERTKPHLNVGTIGHVDHGKTTLTAAILQTQAGKGLAEVKSYTDIAKGGTVRDASKIVTIAVSHVEYESDKRHYAHVDCPGHADFVKNMITGAAQMDGAILVVSAADGPMPQTREHILLARQVGVPNIVVFLNKVDLLDDEELLELVEMEIRDLLSKYEFDGDNITIVRGSALAAIEDKQEGKDAIQNLMDAIDADIPEPERAVDKPFLMSVEDVFSITGRGTVATGRIERGMVKVGEEVSIVGLEKEGKTIVTGVEMFRKTLDSGQAGDNVGLLLRGVEKDAIERGQVLAKPGSITPHTKAKAEIYVLTKDEGGRHTPFFKGYRPQFFFGTADVTGIVELPEGVEMVMPGDNLGININLQKPIAMEAGQRFAIREGGRTIGAGRIAEVID; via the coding sequence ATGGCTAAGGAATCATTCGAACGCACGAAGCCCCACCTCAACGTGGGAACCATCGGTCACGTCGACCACGGCAAGACCACTCTTACGGCTGCAATCTTGCAGACACAGGCCGGTAAGGGTCTCGCTGAGGTCAAAAGCTATACGGACATCGCCAAGGGCGGTACGGTCCGTGACGCTTCCAAGATCGTCACCATCGCAGTCTCACACGTTGAGTACGAGTCCGACAAGCGTCACTACGCTCACGTCGACTGCCCGGGCCACGCTGACTTCGTAAAGAACATGATCACGGGAGCTGCCCAAATGGACGGCGCCATCTTGGTTGTGAGCGCAGCTGACGGACCTATGCCGCAGACTCGCGAGCACATCCTTCTCGCTCGTCAGGTCGGTGTTCCTAACATCGTAGTTTTCTTGAACAAGGTTGACCTCCTCGACGACGAAGAGCTTCTCGAGCTCGTCGAAATGGAAATCCGCGACCTTCTCTCCAAGTACGAGTTCGACGGTGACAACATCACAATCGTTCGCGGTTCCGCTCTTGCTGCTATTGAAGACAAGCAAGAAGGTAAGGACGCGATCCAGAATCTCATGGACGCCATCGACGCCGACATTCCGGAGCCGGAACGCGCAGTCGATAAGCCTTTCCTGATGTCTGTTGAAGACGTCTTCTCCATCACTGGTCGTGGAACGGTTGCCACCGGTCGTATCGAACGCGGTATGGTTAAGGTTGGTGAAGAAGTTTCCATCGTCGGCCTCGAGAAGGAAGGCAAGACCATCGTAACGGGTGTGGAAATGTTCCGCAAGACCCTCGACTCCGGTCAAGCTGGTGACAACGTCGGTCTCCTCCTCCGTGGTGTTGAAAAGGACGCTATCGAGCGCGGTCAAGTTTTGGCTAAGCCCGGCAGCATCACTCCTCACACCAAGGCCAAGGCTGAAATTTACGTCCTGACCAAGGATGAAGGTGGTCGTCACACTCCATTCTTCAAGGGTTACCGTCCTCAGTTCTTCTTCGGAACCGCTGACGTTACCGGTATCGTCGAACTTCCTGAAGGTGTTGAAATGGTTATGCCTGGGGACAACCTCGGAATTAACATCAACCTCCAGAAGCCAATCGCTATGGAAGCTGGACAACGCTTCGCCATCCGTGAAGGTGGCCGCACCATCGGTGCTGGTCGTATCGCGGAAGTCATTGACTGA
- a CDS encoding NAD(P)/FAD-dependent oxidoreductase — translation MGSSTKKKILVLGGGFAGLEFCRRFKDEDTSIMLVDKKNHHLFQPLLYQVATSGLSAPQIAQPLRGILRGRDQLTTYLDEIQEISLEGKFAKGKNRIYEYDYLVLGLGAKTSYFGNDHWAEHTHGLKTLNDALGIRNHVLRSLEMAEMETDSEKQKRLMTFIVVGGGPTGVEMAGALAELGRHVLNRNFRHIDPKNVRVILVEGSDKILGNYSDPLPASAQKQIEKLGVEVRCGNMVEDIRAGELDVGGETIYAGTIIWGAGVEAVPLTKQLGAPLDRAGRIKVCPDCSIPGHPEAFAIGDIAHLVDTKGKPVPGVSPAALQMAKHISKIIAKEIETGQMRKPEERKAFTYFNKGNMATIGRSKAIAEIGKLKMSGMPAWMAWLVVHLIFLVGFRNRIVVLLDWFYSYINYRRSARIIFE, via the coding sequence ATGGGCTCATCGACAAAGAAAAAAATTCTCGTTCTCGGAGGCGGTTTTGCCGGTCTCGAATTCTGCCGCCGCTTTAAGGACGAAGATACCTCGATCATGCTGGTGGACAAAAAGAACCACCACCTCTTCCAACCACTCCTGTACCAAGTCGCCACCTCTGGGCTTTCCGCACCGCAGATCGCGCAGCCGCTACGCGGTATCCTCCGCGGCCGCGATCAGCTGACCACCTATCTCGATGAGATTCAGGAAATTTCGCTCGAGGGCAAATTCGCAAAAGGCAAGAACCGGATTTACGAATACGACTACCTCGTCCTCGGTCTGGGAGCGAAAACCAGCTACTTCGGCAACGATCATTGGGCCGAGCACACCCACGGGCTCAAGACGCTGAACGATGCTCTCGGCATCCGCAACCACGTCCTCCGCTCGCTGGAGATGGCCGAGATGGAGACCGACTCCGAAAAACAGAAACGCCTGATGACGTTCATTGTAGTCGGCGGCGGCCCGACCGGGGTCGAAATGGCCGGCGCTCTCGCGGAACTCGGGCGCCACGTCCTGAACCGCAACTTCCGCCACATCGACCCCAAGAATGTCAGAGTCATTCTCGTCGAGGGATCGGACAAGATCCTCGGCAATTACAGTGATCCCCTTCCCGCCTCTGCCCAGAAACAGATCGAAAAGCTAGGGGTCGAGGTCCGCTGCGGCAACATGGTCGAGGATATCCGGGCGGGCGAACTCGATGTCGGAGGAGAAACCATCTACGCCGGAACGATTATCTGGGGAGCTGGTGTCGAAGCCGTCCCCCTAACCAAGCAACTCGGCGCTCCCCTCGATCGGGCTGGCCGGATCAAAGTTTGCCCGGACTGCTCCATCCCAGGGCATCCCGAAGCATTTGCCATCGGCGACATCGCACACCTGGTCGACACCAAGGGAAAACCCGTCCCCGGGGTCTCGCCGGCCGCCCTCCAAATGGCCAAGCACATTTCCAAGATTATCGCCAAAGAGATCGAAACCGGCCAAATGCGGAAGCCGGAAGAGCGCAAAGCCTTCACCTATTTTAATAAGGGAAATATGGCGACCATCGGCCGCTCGAAAGCGATCGCCGAAATCGGTAAACTGAAGATGTCCGGGATGCCCGCTTGGATGGCCTGGCTCGTCGTCCACCTAATTTTCCTCGTTGGCTTCCGGAACCGAATCGTAGTTTTGCTCGATTGGTTCTACAGCTACATCAACTACCGGAGAAGCGCCCGAATCATTTTCGAGTAA